A segment of the Solanum lycopersicum chromosome 9, SLM_r2.1 genome:
CTGCTGGCATGCGGCCCTATACCTTCTGCATATCAGGGCGCATCATTCTGTGCCTTCTAGCGCATCGACGGCGCATCACCGCAGCCTCTCCCCAAAACTTCTCAATGaatatttcttcttattttccaACCCTAATTCGTCTATAGTCAATTTCTTTTCTCAAGTTTTCCTTAGATTCAATTATCCAATATAAATACACTAGAATTTATTCAAAAACAACGTCAAATAACTAACTTTTATCATAAGAACTCGTCAATACCTTAACAATCAAGATTATGAATgaaactcatcaagaactcaaatcCTTCAACTTTCAAGATCAAAATTATGTTGAGAACAGCATGATTGGTGTGTTGATAAACAAAATCAACCCTATAAGAACTCATATACATCTTATGGATCAAACCCTTAGCGAAATCCTGAATGAAACCTCAAGAACTTGACAAAACCTAgacttttctcttttctcctcttttctcttatCAAACTCTTTTCTTAAACCCTAGAATTAATTATGACTGtgtaaattaaaacaaatcattttatacccctaattaattactaaaactGAATTAAATTTGATAGGTTAgggaaaataccaaaatacccctcatatTCTTGGGTAACTTTCCTTAATTGGACAGTCcgacttcaaatggtcatatcTTCTTCGTAAAAGCTCAAAAATTACCAAACTCAGTGGTGTTGGAAAGAATATTACAATGCCTTTCATTTTATATCTTATGGGCCACCTAAATCATCatttataaaaagttatgatcattttaagttgacccaaaaaTCACACTTAGCATCACtttcaaaatttcagattttgctattttctatttagatttttctatttttatctcCTTCAAATATTGTGGTGTTACAATATTTTACCCTTGGAAACATTCCTTATTGAATAAGATCACTCTAAATAGACTAAGGATGGTCACATTTGACACTCAATTCAAACACTCAATATGCAAAGTAACACAACATATCAACTTTAAATAAATGCCAAGAAAAAAGATTAGCcataattttgaatttctatGGACTCAAACATATGTGGGCATCTCTTCTTCATGTCCTCCTCAATTTCCCAAGTAGCTTCTTCAATAAACTGATACCACAAGACCTTGATTGATGCTACCTCCTTGCAGTGGCGTAGCTAGAACCTTTCCAAGGTGTTCAtcgaaaaattattattgtatatatatatatgtcaaattcTATATTTAAAGGATATATATTTAAAGGTTGACCACTCTTGACAAAAGTTATGTGTTTTCCACAGTGATAATGGTTGTCCACTAGTGTGAAGGAGTTCAAATGCCAGATATCAGaatgtgttttattttattttgacaatCACACCATTATTTTTGTACACCTTAATAAAATTTTTGGCTCCGCCACTGCCTCCTTggttctcaacttgcgaacctAATTATCAAGTATCTCAACGACAATCTCCTCATAATATCGAATATCCTTAACACCAATATCTTCAGTCGGTATTATAAGTGAAAGAACGTacatacactttttcaacatggAAATGTGAAATACCAGATGAATCACTGCTAATTCTGACGGTAGCTCcaattcataagctacattgTCAATCCTGTTGGATATCCTGTAAAGAACAATATACCGGGGACTAAGCTTCCCCTTCTTGCCAAACCTCATAACatccttcatgggtgaaacctttaaATAAATCAGATCATGTACTTCAAACTCTAAGTCTATTCTTTTGACATCCGTATAGGATTTATGACGAATTTGTGTTGTTCTCAACCtcaattgaataattttaactttttccatGGCCTGATGAACCAAGTATGACCCCATCAGCCAAGCTTCGCCAACCttaaaccatccaataggagcaATCTGGATGCTAAAGTGATAACTATAATTGTAAGCAAACTCTATGAGAGGTAAGAGATCATCCAAATTACCCTTGAAATAGATGACACACGCCCTCAACATATGCACTAAAGTCTGAATCATACGCTTTACTTTACCATTAGTCTAGGGATGAAAATcagtgctaaggttcaccttcAAACCTAAACCTTTCTGTAAAGACTTTTAGAATTGTGCGGTGAATTTTGCACCTTTATTTGAAATGATGGACACCATAACTCTATGAAGTATGTTTACCTCTTGAgtatataatttatcataatcCTTTACTAAGTGGGTAATCTTTACCAGTAAGAAAAGGGCTGATTTAGTCATTcaatcaacaatcacccaattGATCATCTCCCACTTTCCATTCGGTGGTAAACCTGTAAataaatccatattgatcatctCCCACTTTCCATTCCGAAAGATCTATGTTATGATTAATGCCACCAGATTCTAGTGTtttaccttgacttgctggcaattcaGGCACATAACAACGAACTCTTCAATACTTTAGTTCATGCTATTTACACATAGTCTCTTcttaagtcacgatacatctttgtggaacctggataaataaaatatttggagctaTGAGCTTTCTCCATGATCCGTTCTTGGAGTTCATCCACCTTTGATACACACTCTACCTTCATACCTCAATACACAATCTCCCCCTTGTTCTAAAGTCATCACTTTTCTCTTATGAACATTTGtcttcaattcaagaaaaatgtgGTCTTGATCTTATTTCTCTTTCACTTCAGACACTAGTGATAGTTAAACATAACTCCTCCTCCTTCATTGGAACCAATTAGTCAAACTCCTAAACGTACAAGACATTGCACATTTTTGCTACCTCTTGCTTGTCTTCCTCAACATCGGAGTACTACCTATAGGCAACCTGCTTAAAGCATCTGCAATGTCATTAGCTATACGTAGGTGAtagagaatactcatgtcataaactttgagcaactccaaccaCCTCCTCTAACTAAGAATAAGCTCTTTCTAAATaaacaaatcttgaaaaactcttacgatcggtgaacacatctacatgaacaccataaagataGTGACACCTTATCTTTAGCGTGAATACTACAACAGCCAACTCCAGGTCATGGGTTGGGTAATTCCTCGCATGAATCTTAAGTTTTATGGTTATAATCTTTCCATTTTACATTAACACACAACTTAGTACAACCCTAGACACATCATAAAATACTATAAAACCTTGCGTACCTTCTGGTAAGGTCAATATTGGGCAGTAGTCAACTGTTTTATCAATTtctaaaagcttttctcacaagattTAGACAATTGAAACTTAACCATTTGCTAAGTCAACTTAGTCAATGgggaaaaaatagatgaaaacccTCGACAAACCTTTTAATAGCAAACTAATCCCAAGAAACTCCAattggagatgtgggtctaggccaGTTCTGCGTTGTCTCTATCTTTTGCGTGTCATCTCAAATTTCATCATCGAAAATAATATGGCCTAAGAATTCCACACATTCAAGCCAAAATTCACAATTAGAAATTTCACGCCCTGAGCGTAACCCTGGGCGTGGCCGACACTAGGAGACCATTGCTGGCCCCAAAAATCCTTTGCCTGGATTACTTACTCAGCAGAATACTTAAAGCATTAATACAAGTATTAAGATGATAACTAACTCAAATGGATGGAACTGAAatcataatgttttaaaaataaacatttaccttagccaaaatggcaactcaaatttgaaataagtaaataataaaattatgacaaaaGAACGAACATTTGACTGACtatttatgaagcctctaataaatgagatggatgttgggacagaccccacaacatactaattaaataaactagAAAACAATGAGAATGGATCCTCCGAAAAGCAAGGAGACTCACCAACTAACTTTGAACTGCTCACTGGATAAACTGTGGCGTTGGAATATCATCCTAGTCACTTGCTTCTGCATCATGATACAATGCATGCCAACTAGCGTcaatatattgaatgtacgagtatgcaagttggaatgctaaacaacaacttaagcttaAAAGGGGTAAGAAGAGACACTTACCTTGTCTCTACTAAATTCATGAATAACTAACTCATTTAATTATATACCA
Coding sequences within it:
- the LOC138338539 gene encoding uncharacterized protein; the encoded protein is MLRACVIYFKGNLDDLLPLIEFAYNYSYHFSIQIAPIGWFKVGEAWLMGSYLVHQAMEKVKIIQLRLRTTQIRHKSYTDVKRIDLEFEVHDLIYLKVSPMKDVMRFGKKGKLSPRYIVLYRISNRIDNVAYELELPSELAVIHLVFHISMLKKCMYVLSLIIPTEDIGVKDIRYYEEIVVEILDN